In a genomic window of Candidatus Thiothrix sulfatifontis:
- a CDS encoding GNAT family N-acetyltransferase translates to MTLQPVILEGRLIRLEPLTANHIPDLLHAARDERIWQYMFYGNLAEREPMEAFISNAIRLRDLGTDLPFAVIHNATGNAIGSTRFRDICLKHMKLEIGGTWYASEYQRSGVNLECKYLLMRHAFETFGTLRVQFKTDIRNTRSRQSLEKLGAVQEGVLRRSAIMPDGLVRDTAVYSILDTEWGMVKQKLEMRMQRYANCFAAPESADKTPVTFPLAPYATR, encoded by the coding sequence ATGACATTGCAACCTGTCATCTTGGAAGGCCGTTTAATACGCCTTGAACCCCTGACCGCTAATCATATCCCCGACTTATTGCACGCCGCTCGCGATGAACGCATCTGGCAATACATGTTCTACGGCAATCTCGCAGAACGTGAACCGATGGAAGCCTTCATCAGCAACGCCATCCGCTTGCGTGATCTGGGCACTGACCTGCCATTTGCCGTCATCCACAACGCCACGGGCAACGCGATCGGCAGCACCCGTTTCCGCGACATTTGCCTGAAACACATGAAGCTGGAAATCGGTGGTACTTGGTATGCCAGCGAATACCAGCGCAGCGGCGTCAATCTGGAATGCAAATACCTGTTGATGCGCCACGCCTTCGAGACCTTTGGCACGTTACGGGTGCAATTCAAAACCGACATCCGCAACACCCGTTCGCGCCAATCGCTGGAAAAGCTCGGCGCGGTGCAAGAAGGTGTGTTGCGCCGCAGTGCCATTATGCCGGATGGTTTGGTGCGCGATACTGCCGTGTACAGCATTCTCGATACCGAATGGGGCATGGTCAAACAAAAGCTGGAAATGCGGATGCAACGTTATGCTAACTGTTTTGCGGCGCCGGAATCTGCTGATAAAACCCCAGTAACTTTTCCGCTTGCGCCGTATGCGACCAGGTAG
- a CDS encoding glycosyltransferase — MHILMVSDVYFPRVNGVSTSIQAFRQALQAAGHRVTLIAPAYAAATDTETDIIRISSRHVIVDPEDRMMRIRDIHRLTDTLRAGDYDIVHIHTPFVAHYAGLKLARKLKLPVVATYHTFFEEYLYNYIKWLPKEWLRYAARRFSRTQCADLDALVVPSTAMQQVLIHYGITTPLTVLPTGLDMNVFASGDGVAFRQHYGIAPKRPMILFVGRVAFEKNIGFLLDVTAKLRERIPDILLVIAGEGPAEKGLQAQVARYSLQQQVRFVGYLPRDGGLQACYKAADVFVFASRTETQGLVLLEAMACGTPVVSTAVLGTKDIMQGEQGGLIAPEEPAAFAAQVERLLSDTALHVHKVEEALAYAATWSHTAQAEKLLGFYQQIPAPQNS, encoded by the coding sequence ATGCACATATTAATGGTTTCCGACGTGTATTTTCCGCGCGTCAACGGGGTTTCCACGTCGATCCAAGCATTTCGGCAGGCATTGCAAGCGGCGGGGCATCGCGTCACGTTGATTGCCCCGGCTTACGCCGCTGCGACAGATACTGAAACCGACATTATCCGCATCAGTTCGCGCCATGTGATTGTAGACCCGGAAGATCGCATGATGCGCATTCGTGATATTCACCGCTTGACCGATACTTTGCGGGCGGGGGATTACGACATTGTGCACATTCACACCCCGTTCGTGGCGCATTACGCTGGGTTGAAACTGGCACGCAAACTGAAGTTGCCGGTGGTGGCGACGTACCACACGTTTTTTGAAGAATACTTGTATAACTACATCAAGTGGCTGCCAAAAGAATGGTTGCGCTACGCGGCGCGGCGCTTTTCGCGTACCCAATGCGCGGATTTGGATGCATTGGTGGTGCCTTCGACCGCAATGCAGCAAGTGCTGATCCATTACGGCATTACCACGCCGCTGACGGTGTTGCCAACGGGTTTGGACATGAACGTGTTTGCCAGCGGTGATGGCGTTGCGTTTCGTCAGCATTATGGAATTGCACCAAAGCGCCCCATGATTCTGTTCGTCGGGCGCGTGGCGTTTGAGAAAAACATTGGTTTTTTACTGGATGTGACCGCCAAGTTGCGTGAACGCATCCCGGATATTTTGTTGGTAATCGCCGGTGAAGGCCCGGCTGAGAAGGGTTTGCAAGCGCAAGTGGCTCGCTACAGTTTGCAACAGCAGGTGCGGTTTGTGGGTTATTTACCGCGTGATGGTGGTTTGCAGGCGTGTTACAAAGCGGCGGATGTGTTTGTATTTGCTTCACGTACCGAAACCCAAGGCTTGGTGTTACTAGAAGCCATGGCGTGCGGCACGCCCGTGGTGTCTACTGCTGTATTAGGCACCAAGGATATTATGCAAGGGGAGCAGGGCGGTTTGATTGCTCCAGAAGAACCCGCCGCGTTTGCTGCTCAAGTAGAGCGCTTGCTGAGCGACACGGCACTGCATGTGCACAAAGTTGAAGAGGCATTGGCTTACGCGGCTACCTGGTCGCATACGGCGCAAGCGGAAAAGTTACTGGGGTTTTATCAGCAGATTCCGGCGCCGCAAAACAGTTAG
- a CDS encoding PhoX family protein has product MKYLKISLMALAVASALAGCNDNNDASPATTTGTTSSFKSIEFSNMPAPAVAADLAKTYSTSVAKVTYADGTSKDFPLTYNKLFGVKDKVGGNANPAGQLYDAKMKPIMDPMGKPVIAETPDSNSLLKVGSNLFMVSHLEYDWILSDGAEAYKAANWYTRMPMSMILTGITQGTDGKLTVKSQRPIDFSSVDGLWIPCAGSQTPWNTHLGSEEDYDLQYNPLTTSTTTTTAGLKALTEKYFNNEKTANPYHYGFIPEVTVKEDGTTSVVKHYAMGRGTWEMAKVMADGKTAYFGDDGTNVFVNMFVADKAGDLSAGTLYAAKWTQTSADAGGKANLTWIKLGSANSKEVKALADTATFASIFDAVAPTAGACPAGYTRVRAGSTADECLTVKAGQEKAAAFLETRRYAAIKGATTEFNKMEGIAVNDKDKKLYMAMSYVDKGMLEDAKGPADDIKLKKLNAGATYTLDMKSAQKDTAGAAINSDYVATNMYVETALLGEDIAVDAMGNTANPNKIANTDNIFFSEKMRTLFVGEDSGTHVNNFVWAYNVDTKALSRILTAPVGAENTGLQVVDDMNGNAYIMSNSQHHGDWATGKNAEVDKAIAAIDKFDANVGYIGGLPAIK; this is encoded by the coding sequence ATGAAATATCTGAAAATCAGCTTGATGGCATTAGCAGTCGCTTCTGCGCTGGCTGGCTGTAACGATAATAATGACGCAAGCCCTGCCACAACGACTGGCACGACTTCTAGCTTCAAATCTATTGAATTTAGCAATATGCCAGCGCCTGCTGTGGCGGCTGATCTGGCTAAAACCTACTCCACTTCCGTTGCTAAGGTGACTTACGCTGACGGCACTAGCAAAGATTTCCCTTTAACTTACAACAAGCTGTTTGGCGTCAAAGACAAAGTGGGCGGCAATGCTAACCCAGCGGGTCAGTTGTACGACGCTAAAATGAAGCCAATCATGGACCCAATGGGCAAGCCAGTGATTGCTGAGACCCCGGATTCCAACAGCCTGTTGAAAGTGGGCAGCAACCTGTTCATGGTTTCCCACTTGGAATACGACTGGATTTTGTCTGACGGTGCTGAAGCTTACAAAGCGGCTAATTGGTATACCCGTATGCCAATGTCCATGATTCTGACTGGCATTACCCAGGGTACTGATGGCAAGCTGACGGTTAAATCCCAGCGTCCTATCGACTTTTCTAGCGTTGATGGTTTGTGGATTCCTTGTGCGGGTTCACAAACGCCTTGGAACACGCATTTGGGTTCTGAAGAAGATTACGATCTGCAATACAACCCACTCACAACCAGCACCACCACTACCACGGCTGGCTTAAAAGCGTTGACTGAAAAGTATTTCAACAACGAAAAAACCGCTAACCCTTACCACTACGGTTTCATTCCTGAAGTCACCGTGAAAGAAGACGGCACCACCAGCGTAGTCAAGCATTACGCCATGGGGCGCGGTACGTGGGAAATGGCTAAAGTCATGGCTGATGGCAAAACCGCTTACTTCGGTGACGACGGCACGAACGTTTTCGTGAACATGTTCGTGGCTGATAAAGCAGGTGACTTGTCTGCGGGTACATTGTATGCCGCTAAGTGGACGCAAACCTCAGCCGATGCAGGCGGCAAAGCCAACCTGACGTGGATCAAACTGGGCAGTGCTAACAGCAAAGAAGTTAAAGCACTGGCTGACACTGCAACGTTTGCAAGCATTTTTGATGCGGTTGCACCAACGGCGGGTGCTTGCCCGGCAGGTTATACCCGTGTCCGTGCTGGCTCCACTGCTGATGAATGCTTGACTGTGAAAGCCGGTCAGGAAAAAGCTGCCGCTTTCTTGGAAACACGCCGTTACGCTGCTATCAAGGGCGCAACTACCGAGTTCAACAAGATGGAAGGTATCGCGGTCAACGACAAAGACAAAAAGTTGTACATGGCAATGTCTTATGTTGACAAAGGCATGTTGGAAGATGCGAAAGGCCCAGCGGACGACATTAAGCTGAAAAAGCTGAATGCTGGCGCAACTTACACACTGGACATGAAGTCGGCTCAGAAAGACACAGCGGGTGCAGCAATCAACTCCGATTACGTTGCCACCAATATGTATGTTGAAACCGCATTGTTGGGTGAAGACATTGCAGTAGACGCCATGGGCAACACTGCTAACCCTAATAAAATCGCTAACACTGACAACATTTTCTTCTCTGAGAAAATGCGCACCTTGTTTGTGGGCGAAGACTCCGGTACACACGTCAACAACTTCGTCTGGGCATACAACGTCGATACGAAGGCGTTGAGCCGCATTCTGACGGCGCCAGTCGGTGCTGAGAACACAGGTTTGCAAGTCGTTGATGATATGAATGGCAACGCTTACATCATGAGCAACAGCCAGCACCACGGTGACTGGGCAACAGGTAAGAACGCTGAAGTCGACAAAGCTATCGCTGCTATCGACAAGTTCGACGCTAACGTCGGTTACATTGGCGGTCTGCCAGCTATCAAATAA
- a CDS encoding RMD1 family protein yields MNNLSLNTQADGSIRVREALLGSRIDTKPFRADETLGINPLTVAIPGGGCAMLFRYGVVVFFGLSTEQESAFMERLLPLIQDPRTWPDDELLNLRIEADTLEGVDAKGCLWLHDTSVQRLQLVAEMLARSSILSDDEARLTKTFDKIEPLAQNLSKQGRVGQSKQVLLTYIGDSLLSQQRMVGRAEVADKPDLLWERPELEGLYLRLEDEFELRERHLALERKLQVISNTAETLLDLLQTQQSYRVEWYITILIVVEIGLTLYELFFKGH; encoded by the coding sequence ATGAACAACCTATCCCTCAACACCCAAGCCGATGGCAGCATCCGCGTGCGCGAAGCCCTGCTCGGCAGCCGCATTGACACCAAACCGTTTCGCGCTGATGAAACATTAGGCATTAACCCGCTGACTGTCGCCATTCCCGGCGGTGGTTGCGCGATGTTATTCCGCTACGGCGTTGTGGTATTTTTTGGTCTGAGTACCGAGCAAGAAAGCGCTTTCATGGAACGCTTGCTACCGTTGATCCAAGATCCGCGCACTTGGCCTGATGACGAATTACTCAACTTGCGCATTGAGGCCGACACGCTCGAAGGCGTTGATGCTAAAGGCTGCTTATGGTTGCACGATACTTCGGTGCAACGCTTGCAACTGGTGGCGGAAATGCTGGCACGTAGCTCAATCCTGTCCGATGACGAAGCCCGCCTGACCAAAACTTTTGACAAGATCGAGCCGTTGGCGCAAAACCTCAGCAAACAAGGCCGTGTCGGGCAAAGCAAGCAAGTATTACTGACCTATATTGGCGATTCCCTGCTCAGTCAGCAGCGCATGGTCGGGCGTGCCGAAGTCGCTGACAAACCCGATTTGTTGTGGGAACGCCCTGAACTGGAAGGTTTGTACCTGCGGCTAGAAGATGAATTCGAGTTGCGCGAACGCCATTTAGCGCTGGAACGCAAGCTGCAAGTGATCTCGAATACTGCCGAAACTTTGTTAGATTTACTGCAAACTCAGCAAAGTTATCGGGTGGAATGGTATATCACCATTTTGATTGTGGTTGAAATTGGGCTGACGTTGTATGAGCTGTTTTTCAAAGGGCATTGA
- the nadN gene encoding NAD nucleotidase yields the protein MKLKHSFLFSLCISTLGLMSGCNDNDTPAVTPANTVPATSLRILHINDHHSHLQPNSATLTLAGKATAVKTGGFPRVVAKIDELAASGGNVLKLHAGDATTGDLYFTLFKGKADAELMNQVCFDAFTLGNHEFDSGDAGLKTFLDFLNGSAVCKTDVLSANVQPKVGTSPLTLTSATDYIKPYVIKEINGQKFGIIGLTIAGKTKNSSSPDATTLFADEATTAQKYIDELAGKGVNKIVLLTHQGYTNDQTIAKKLKGVDVIVGGDSHTLLGDGFKTFGLTPEGAYPTKTTDANGKQVCIAQASQYSDIVGELSIEFDANGDVSACSGTPHLLLSDTFKVSNVELTGAERDAVLKVVADAPELSIVTSDAAAQTNLDSYSQQVDVLKQTKIGVAAETLCHERVPNQGLSKTAGCTAATKSNGSDIANIVSKAFLEMSLTSDICLQNAGGVRVDVPAGDITLGTAYTLLPFANTLTEMDMTGKEIVDSLEDGIDFALNPQGSTGSYPYAAGLRWEADLSQAKGARVTNVQINPRVKGTWTAIDPVKTYKVVTNSFLATGGDGYTTFKNLAASKKLNTYLDYAQSFADYVTRETAAGRSVVKLPLEEYSTQRFVDKSGTLQ from the coding sequence ATGAAACTCAAGCATTCTTTCTTGTTCAGCCTGTGCATTTCCACCCTAGGGCTAATGAGCGGCTGTAACGACAATGACACCCCGGCAGTGACCCCAGCTAACACGGTACCTGCGACTAGCCTGCGCATTTTGCACATCAACGACCACCATTCACACTTGCAACCCAACAGCGCCACCCTGACGCTGGCGGGCAAAGCCACCGCTGTCAAAACCGGCGGTTTCCCGCGCGTTGTGGCTAAAATCGACGAATTGGCAGCCAGCGGTGGCAATGTATTGAAACTGCACGCGGGTGATGCGACCACCGGCGATTTGTATTTCACCCTGTTTAAAGGTAAAGCAGATGCAGAACTGATGAATCAAGTCTGCTTTGACGCCTTCACTTTGGGGAATCACGAATTCGATTCCGGTGATGCCGGTTTGAAAACTTTCCTCGATTTCCTCAACGGCAGTGCAGTGTGCAAAACCGATGTATTGTCGGCAAACGTACAACCCAAAGTCGGTACGTCACCACTGACCTTGACTTCTGCCACTGATTACATCAAGCCTTACGTTATTAAGGAAATCAACGGGCAGAAATTTGGCATTATCGGCCTGACTATTGCGGGCAAAACCAAAAACTCTTCCAGCCCGGATGCAACCACGCTGTTCGCGGATGAAGCTACTACCGCACAAAAATACATCGACGAATTGGCGGGTAAGGGTGTCAACAAAATCGTTTTGCTGACGCATCAGGGTTACACCAATGACCAAACAATTGCCAAAAAATTGAAGGGCGTTGACGTGATTGTTGGCGGCGACTCGCACACCTTGCTAGGCGACGGTTTCAAAACGTTTGGCCTGACACCAGAAGGCGCTTACCCCACCAAAACCACCGATGCAAACGGCAAGCAAGTGTGTATCGCACAAGCCTCGCAGTACAGCGACATCGTGGGCGAGTTGAGCATTGAATTCGACGCCAACGGTGACGTGAGTGCGTGTTCCGGTACACCGCACTTGTTGCTGAGCGACACCTTCAAAGTGAGCAATGTGGAACTGACGGGTGCGGAGCGTGATGCGGTGCTGAAAGTGGTAGCCGATGCGCCGGAACTTTCCATTGTTACCTCGGATGCCGCTGCACAAACCAATCTCGACAGCTATTCGCAGCAAGTCGACGTGTTGAAGCAAACCAAAATTGGCGTAGCCGCTGAAACGCTGTGCCATGAGCGCGTTCCTAATCAAGGTTTGAGCAAAACCGCAGGCTGTACTGCTGCCACCAAATCAAATGGCAGTGACATTGCCAATATCGTTTCCAAAGCGTTTTTGGAAATGAGCCTGACGTCTGACATTTGCTTGCAGAATGCTGGCGGTGTGCGCGTTGACGTACCCGCAGGCGATATTACCCTCGGCACGGCTTATACCTTACTGCCGTTTGCCAACACGTTGACTGAAATGGATATGACGGGGAAAGAAATTGTCGATTCCTTGGAAGACGGCATTGATTTCGCGCTGAATCCACAAGGTTCAACAGGTTCATACCCGTATGCAGCCGGTTTGCGTTGGGAAGCGGATTTGTCGCAAGCCAAAGGTGCGCGTGTCACCAATGTGCAAATTAACCCGCGTGTTAAAGGTACTTGGACAGCGATTGATCCCGTGAAAACTTACAAGGTTGTAACCAACAGCTTCCTCGCTACTGGCGGTGATGGTTACACCACGTTCAAGAATTTAGCGGCATCTAAAAAGCTGAACACTTACTTGGATTACGCGCAATCCTTTGCCGATTACGTGACCCGCGAAACTGCCGCCGGGCGTAGCGTGGTGAAATTGCCGTTAGAAGAGTACAGCACGCAGCGTTTCGTTGACAAAAGCGGCACGTTGCAATAA